The Bifidobacterium eulemuris genome includes a window with the following:
- a CDS encoding ABC transporter permease, whose product MRFVLRRLLLFAAALFGISVLVFAALRILPGDVASIMAGVNSSPERVEALREQLGLNKPLAAQYLDWAGALLHGDFGTSILTGRSITSLVGTRASITFPLIILGLLVALAIGLPLGCAAVLARSPRTRSALRVVAVIGGAIPALWGGLLLILLFSRGSGLLGIFPSQGFPQEGWGSPGEAIWSLILPALSVGVIVGASIMRYTRSTLESLASSGYVDMARACGMTRTQAVLRVGLRLATPQLVSVVGLTFASMITGVMVIENLFALPGIGSGLVTDVGNRDLIAVQSELFLLAAFFLGVGLIVDLAHRLLDPRLKSADASEVSQ is encoded by the coding sequence ATGAGGTTCGTTCTTCGCCGTCTGCTGCTGTTCGCGGCGGCCCTGTTCGGCATCTCCGTGTTGGTGTTCGCCGCGCTGCGCATCCTGCCGGGCGATGTAGCCTCCATTATGGCGGGCGTCAACTCCTCACCCGAACGAGTGGAGGCGCTGCGTGAGCAGCTCGGTCTGAACAAGCCGCTCGCCGCCCAATATCTCGACTGGGCGGGAGCGCTGCTGCACGGCGACTTCGGCACGTCGATCCTGACCGGCCGCTCGATCACCTCGTTGGTCGGCACGCGCGCCTCGATCACCTTTCCGCTGATCATCCTCGGACTGCTGGTGGCGTTGGCCATCGGACTGCCGCTCGGATGCGCGGCCGTGCTGGCGCGCTCGCCCCGCACGCGCTCGGCGTTGCGCGTCGTGGCCGTCATCGGCGGCGCGATTCCGGCCCTGTGGGGCGGACTTCTGCTTATCCTGCTGTTCTCGCGCGGCTCCGGACTGTTGGGGATCTTCCCCTCGCAGGGCTTCCCCCAGGAGGGGTGGGGTTCCCCCGGCGAGGCGATCTGGTCGCTGATCCTGCCTGCCCTGTCGGTGGGCGTCATCGTGGGGGCGAGCATCATGCGCTACACGCGTTCCACCTTGGAATCGTTGGCCTCATCCGGCTACGTCGATATGGCCCGCGCCTGCGGCATGACCCGCACCCAGGCGGTGCTGCGCGTCGGGCTGCGGCTCGCGACCCCGCAGCTCGTGTCGGTGGTCGGACTGACGTTCGCCTCCATGATCACCGGCGTGATGGTGATCGAGAACCTGTTCGCGCTGCCCGGCATCGGCAGCGGACTGGTCACCGACGTGGGCAACCGCGATCTCATCGCCGTGCAAAGCGAACTGTTCCTGCTCGCCGCGTTCTTCCTGGGTGTCGGCCTGATCGTCGACTTGGCCCACCGTCTGCTCGACCCCCGCCTCAAATCCGCCGACGCTTCGGAGGTGAGTCAATGA